In the genome of Chryseobacterium arthrosphaerae, one region contains:
- a CDS encoding WG repeat-containing protein — protein MMKKLLLIMVWIPMISFSQQKEILRYFISKDSLVGVKNQKGKIIIPAEFKDYTGIKDGESVPEGIGNETILFTGGKRNDRFEKNTFGYVYDRKGNFLYKPYLFDNGADYFSEGLRRFVKNGKIGFADRSGKTVIQPRHDFASSFNYGYAVFCNGCDWEKTDDEHPAIVGGIWGVMNIKGETVQPLTQHSGKDIDIDGKYYPYSFQYSEKEKNILQFFEKYNTVISAIHYVNVYNEMSEEEKKLLFEIVERPQENFPYYQINTYDNNKRNLAAFDDLKFFVSEDGKKVYILNYENKMIPFEKWLKEEIRQAEEYQKKHSNNPNKFKNNQN, from the coding sequence ATGATGAAAAAACTTCTTTTAATCATGGTATGGATCCCGATGATTTCTTTTTCTCAGCAGAAAGAAATTTTACGGTATTTTATTTCCAAAGACAGTTTAGTAGGCGTAAAAAACCAAAAAGGGAAGATCATCATTCCGGCAGAATTTAAAGATTATACAGGAATCAAAGACGGAGAATCAGTACCGGAAGGAATCGGAAATGAAACCATTCTCTTTACTGGTGGGAAAAGAAATGACAGATTTGAAAAAAATACCTTTGGATACGTGTATGACAGAAAAGGTAATTTTTTATACAAGCCTTATTTATTCGATAACGGAGCAGACTACTTCTCAGAAGGGCTCAGAAGGTTTGTGAAAAATGGAAAAATAGGATTTGCAGACCGCAGCGGGAAGACCGTTATTCAGCCCAGGCATGACTTTGCTTCCTCTTTTAATTACGGATATGCCGTATTCTGTAATGGCTGTGACTGGGAAAAAACAGATGATGAACATCCTGCAATAGTAGGCGGAATATGGGGAGTGATGAACATCAAAGGAGAAACTGTTCAGCCCCTTACACAACATTCCGGGAAAGATATTGATATTGATGGGAAATATTACCCCTATTCATTTCAATACAGTGAAAAGGAAAAGAATATCCTTCAATTCTTTGAAAAATATAATACAGTCATCTCAGCAATTCATTATGTGAATGTCTATAATGAAATGTCTGAAGAAGAAAAAAAACTGCTTTTTGAAATTGTAGAAAGGCCACAGGAGAACTTTCCGTATTATCAGATCAACACCTATGATAATAACAAAAGAAACTTAGCCGCATTTGATGATCTGAAGTTCTTTGTATCAGAAGATGGGAAAAAAGTTTATATCTTGAATTATGAAAATAAAATGATCCCTTTTGAAAAATGGCTGAAAGAGGAAATCAGACAGGCAGAAGAATACCAGAAAAAACATTCTAATAACCCCAATAAATTCAAAAATAACCAGAATTAA